Part of the Chroicocephalus ridibundus chromosome 17, bChrRid1.1, whole genome shotgun sequence genome is shown below.
CCATGAAACATAAGAACAGACTTTGTGAGTTTGCTCAAGCACTGCCTGGGGTGACCTGGACAGGTTGTGGCTTCTGAGTCCTTGTAGGTATTTGGTCTTGACAGGACTTGACCCTGAGCCTCCTCCAAACGGTGACTgtgctagataatctccagagtcCCCTTCTAACCTCAAGGATCCTGTGATTCTCTCATGGGCAAAAGATGACCGATGCACAGCCACCCCTAAGAAGGAAGAATTGGTTGGGAACATTGGAACCAAGGGCACCCTTGACTGTCACATGAGAAACACCGGAGTTCAAGACTTGATGACATGATGGCAGGAAGGAAAGCGAGTAGCAGAGTACAGCCCTTGGACTTCAGGCATGCCAACTACAGCCTTGTCAGGCAGTTGGAAGGTAGGATGCCATGTAGGCAGTGGTGAAGCACAAAAGAGCTCAGAAAAGCTGGAAATGCCTTAAGCACCTCATGGTCAAAGAGGAAGAAGGTCCAGGCCAATACACAGGCAAAGAAGCAGAGAATTTGAGAGCTGAAAGAATGGGCAAAAGGCCTCATCTTCCCAGGCAAGCAGACCGGGCTGCAGTGAAGAGCTCTCCTGAAAGctcagcagaggggaagaaaagatttcagaaaacacCTCCCTACTGCTTGGGACTCATCGCTGTGTCCCATCCAGCATGTCTTCTCCTGGGCATTAGGGCTTCAGCACACCTCCTTTCTCATACACCAAAAGTCTCCTCAGCCTGGAGAACAACCAAGCACCACCGAAGAGCAAGGAAACTTCATTTTCCCAATATATGAGGGCCGTCAGGACCCTGCAGTGCCATGTGCCTCAGGATGCTCAGGGAAGGGATTGGATCAGAAGGGCCAAAACCAGCTCTCAGACTATGTCAAGGAGACAGTAcacttccctgccctgcaggcaaggagggagctgggacgcatcccagcagggcaagggaatGCCTTCAGTAGGCAAGCTTCCTGGAACAGATGCTCCCTACCCATGGCTTGGCCGTGTGTCAGCCTTTTGATGCGAGGCCAAGCCAGGAGTGTGTGCTGTCTGCAGGCCCATGTCCCACGCAGGGCTGAattgcccggcagccagggcagTTCCATGCACATCCAGGGAAAACTGAGCACAGGGCTGTAGCCAAGTACACTACTCCAGGCAGCCCCAACGGCCATTGCCCTCATTGCCTTGTTGCTGGCAATCCCACAGCTCAGGGGATtcgcaggatggtcagcatgttTTGGAAAAGTGTCTCCTGCTGGTCAAGGTCCAAAGCATGTGGCCAAAGTATGTGTTGGTTTGAGGAGAGTGGGAGGAACAAGGCACTGTCCCAAGCCCCAACACACGCCTCTGGTAGTGAGGAGGGACCTGACTCCACAGGGCATGTTGAGGAATCACCACGTTTGTGAGGGCAAAGTTGTCCTTCGGCAAGCCTGCTGAGGGCATCGGTTGGGGACTCCATGAGACTGCCATGAGAGAGGGTGGCTTTACCAAACTGACAGAGGCAGGAGAGGACTGCACTGGTGGGAGGTTATGTGCAACTTCCTGCCAAGGGGGTGGAAAACAACCTCTCCAGATTTCCCCAGACCCATGGCCCCTGCCTGCACAGACCCCTCCAGAACTTGGAGCCCATCTTTTGCCCATACTTATGTGTTCCTGCCTGGGATATCCTTGGGCCTTTCATCTCAACACTTAAAAGGAACCTCTGAGGCCTGACGGTCATgtcagaaatgaggaaatgaaacGCAGCGTTGAGGGAAACCAAAACAGAACGTGTGCCATTAGGTAGCATATTTTGCTTTGGGGGTGAGTCTGATGGAAAATTACTGCCCGCATGCAGTGAGTGAGCACCTGGGGCAGTGCGGGAGCAGTATAAAAGGGGGCCCTTCTCCTTACTCTCTCATTCACAGctctccacctccatctcctttGGAACAAGGTGAGTCTGAAGCCctatctccttttcctcttcttcctttcttagcCCATATTTGCCCATTTGTCCCATGAAGGTTCTTGGAACTGCTTCTCATGGGAGAGTGAAGGGGGCATGGAGAGAGGCTGGGGCTTGGGTGAATTGAGATAAGGGCTACACAGTTCTTACTGGACTTGGTCGTTCTTGGTGGGGAAAGTGGgctaaagggaaagagaaatccGTGGTGCTCGCCACACAGCCTACAGCTCTCATCCCCAGTTTGGCTTGGCTTTTGTCGCTTGTGATGGAGTGACAggcttctctccccccagccctcaggCTCTGATTCCCCCTGCTCTCTCTccaggtgcacctccagccccaagacatgtcctgctacaacccgtgcctgccatgccagccctgccagccctgtggcccgaccccgctggccaacagctgcaatgagccctgtgtcaggcagtgccaggactccaccgtcgtcatcgagccctcccctgtggtggtgaccctgcccggacccatcctcagctccttcccgcagaacaccgccgtgggatcctccacctccgctgccgtcggcagcatcctcagctctgcgggagtgcccatctcctcggggggctttggcctctccggcctctctggcttgggcagccgctactgcagcacaaggtgCCTCCCTTGCTAAATCTGCTGGCGATGGCCCGGGAGAAGTCTCCCAGGGACCCGCAAGAAGTTTCAGGACTAGGGATGGAGCATTGTGGTCTTGctttcagaagggctgagcaaccccagcgACCCTTGCAAAAGGACAGGACTTGCCTTGGCACTCAGAAAGCGTGGaccatgcctgcctttcccctcttccactctctcctttgcctcccgtctccttgttctcttgtgctgccctgggctgtgagccccacagagccagcctaggcaggacctgctggccctgctccctctctgggacaggcagTTCGACACCTGGTGGTATCTCCACCACAGCCATGGGGCACCGACTCCTGTCTGCCCCGGTTGCTCCCTGAACTGAAGACTCCACTCAGATTGGCCTTGTTTCCCTgttttgactcattaaagttcaTCTGCATCCCAGCCCATGCCTCTGTGTCATCCTTGTTCCTGCAAATGCTCTCACAAGATGCCCAGGGAGAGAGCTGGCGCTCAACCATGTTCTGGTATGGAATTGTTGGGCATGAATATTCAGTGACTGGTAACAGGATTGTATAGGGTCTTCCTGGGATGAAGTTAAGTTTCACCATATTAGCCCTCCGACTGGTTCCTTGTAGTTGCAGCTAGAACGTTGTTGATAATCCCATAAATATTTTGGGGGTTGCAGGCAGCGCTTGCCCAGCAGCGTCCCTGTCTCTCCAAAACCCTCTCCGAAAGGCCAGTAGGCTAAGGGTgtgcaagaggttgggaggggacataggCAGGGCAGCAGACCTAAACTGACCGATGTGATAGTCCATTACATATGACTTCATGGTCAGCAAAAAATGCTAAGAGAAAGGAGGTTGGCGGGGGAGGGAGAGGCATTCATTATTAAGGTGTTTGTCTTCTGAAGCAACCGGTAAGTTTACTGTGATCCTGCTTCCCAGgagtggctggacatcacctgctgctggcaaagtagagaataaattgttttgttttgctttcgtTCCACAcactttccttgcttttcttcattaaactgcctttaccttGTCCCACAagttttaaatcttattttgtcCCTCCTTTCTGGCTGAGGAAGGGTAGTGACAGAGCAcgttggtgggcacctggcagccagacaAGGTCAACTCATCCCAGTCTTTTTGGTGCTTAACCTGAGCTCGAGACAACGGCATGTTTGAATTGAGCTTGCTGTAGCTGTAGCAGTTCCTAATAGACGGGTTTCTGAGTGGGTCACAGAGTTTTCTTTGTAGAATggtagaatcttagaatggttttTGTTTGAATGGACCTTAAACATCACCGAGTTTCAatcccctcccatgggcagggacacctcccactagaccaggttgctccaagccccatccaacctggccttgaacccctccagggatggggcagccacagcttctctgggcaacctgggccagggctcacCACCCTTAGAGTGAAAAAcgtcttcctgatatctaatctaaatctactctcttctaGTTTGAAGTCATTACTaattgtcctatcactacatgcccctgtaaaaagtccctctccaacttccttgtagcccccttcagatactggaaggccgctataaggtctccccggagccttctcttctccaggctgaacaaccccaagtctctcagcctgtcttcaccgCAGAAATGCTCTTgtcctcggatcatcttcgtggccttctctggactcacCGCAACAAGTCTATGTCCTCCTCATTTtggggagccccagagctggatgcagtactccggATGGGGTGTCACGAGAGCGGAGTGGTGGggaagaatcccctccctcgacttgctggacttgcttcttttgatgcagcccaggctgcatccTGGGATGCAAGCATGCATTACCATTTCGTGTTGATCTtcccatccaccaacacccccacgcccttctcctcaggggtgCTCTCAATGCATtgtccacccagcctgtatttgtgcttgggattgccccgacccaggtgcaggaccttgcacttggccttgttgaacttcacatgggcccacctctcaagcatgtccaggtccctctggatggcatcccttccctccagcatgtcaaccacaccatgCAGtttgatgtcatcagcaaacttgctgaaggtgcacccaatcctactgtccatgtcaccaaccaagatgttaaacagcactggtcccagtactgacccctgaggaacgccactcatcattggtttccatttggacatcgagccgttgaccacaacccCTTTGAGTATGCCCAACCTGacagttcctcatccaccgagtggtccacctgtcaaattaatttctctgcaatttaaagagcaggatgttgtgtgggagtgtcaaatgctttgcacaagtccaggcggATGATGTCTATTtgtctccccttatccaccaatgctgtaaccctgtcatagaaggtcaccaaatttgtcaggcaagacttgcccttggtgaagccacatTGACTCTCACCAGTCACATCCTTATTTTCCATCTGCCTTAGCAGAgactccaggaggatctgctccatgaccttgccgggcacagaggtgagagtgatcggcctgtagtttcctgggtcttcctttgttccctttttggaaatgggggttacgtttccccttttccagtcagtgggaacttcactggatgccatgacttttcaagtatAATGGAAAGTGacttagcaacctcatctgccactTCCCTCAAGACCCGGgaatggatttcatcaggtcccatgggcttgtgcaccttcaggttcctcagatagTCTTGTACTTGATCTTCAGCTACAGTGGGTGTTTCTTCATTCTCGCAGTCCCTGCCATGGCCCTCTCTGACTTGGgcggtgtggttagagcccttgatggtgaagactgaggcaaaaaagtcatagggtacctcagccttctccatatccccgGTGACTAGGCCTCCTGTttcttctggagagggcccacatccttccattccaacactccagtcacaggagcCATCCTACCACGTCTCTGTAATGCCAATGAGATCATAGCCCTGGAGGCTCTTGTTTGTTCCTGATGCTACgtgcatttgcatagaggcactTAAGCTGGGTCACCGTTGAAGCTGACTTACTGCCTGGAGTGGCTGCagttccttcctgctgctctcaagGTGGCCTTCCATTGAGGTGTTTTATCCatgtttccctgttggctcttatTTCCTCAGGAGTCCCTGGCTCATCTCCATCAGATTTCGAACGTGTCCAGCACATCTCGGAGCAACAGTTTGAGGGCCCTCGCtagcaccccatccctctaaccttggtgtgTCATCCCTTGGCTTGTCACGTACAAGCCTGATAATGCCCCCCTCCCCCATcaagtctagtttaaagctcATTCAATGAGCCCCACTAGCTCATGAGAAAAGACCCTCTTCCGTCTTTGAGAAAGATGAACCCCATCCGACGCCAGCATCCCACTATCTAAAAGCCAAAAACACAGAGCCATGTATTAACAGTCTGAGtgtgtctgtttcttccaatgctGCTGactgcaactggaaggagagaagaaaaaatagcctGCACCCCAGATTCTTTTACTATC
Proteins encoded:
- the LOC134524686 gene encoding feather keratin 1-like — translated: MMAGRKASSRVQPLDFRHANYSLVRQLEALHLHLLWNKPCGPTPLANSCNEPCVRQCQDSTVVIEPSPVVVTLPGPILSSFPQNTAVGSSTSAAVGSILSSAGVPISSGGFGLSGLSGLGSRYCSTRCLPC